The genomic region AGAGTCGAACCCGATCCCAGGTGCGCAGGGCGACCCCCTTTGCCGTCGGCATGTGGTAAGGCGGAAGTTCCATCATGAAACCGGTACTTTCGCCCGAGAGCAGTGTCCGCTTCATGATCATTCCGGTGAGAATCGCCACCGTGATACCGATCATGTAGAGCCCAAAAACCAGGTTCTGGCCATTGGTGGGAAAGAATGCTGCGGCAAAGAGCGCATAAACAGGCAGTCGCGCCCCACAGGACATGAAAGGATTCATCAGGATCGTCAGCTTGCGCTCACGAACACTCTCCAGGGTACGGGTTGCAAGCACCGCCGGCACATTGCAGCCAAAGCCCACGATCATCGGCACGAACGCCTTGCCCGGCAGACCTATGGAACGCATGAAGCGATCCATCACAAAGGCCGCACGGGCCATGTAGCCGGTATCCTCCACCACCGAGAGAAAGAGATAGAGAGCGGTGATGATAGGGATAAAGGTTGCCACCACCTGAACGCCGCCTCCCACACCATTGGCGAGCATCACCACCGCCCAGTCTGGGAAGCCGATATCAGAGAGCAGCAGACCAAAGCCGTCGACAAAGATAGCCCCGGCCACACCGTCGAAAAAGTCAATGAAGGCGCCGCCGATATTGATGGCGAACATGAACATCAGGTACATCACCGCCAGAAAGACCGGAATACCGAAGATACGATTCAATACCACTTTGTCAATGCGGTCACTGAGAGTTTTGCCCACCTTGCCGCGCTCATGCACCACGGTCTGCGCCAAGGCGTGGGCATGACCGTACCTGGCATCTGCGATGTGGATATCCGCCTCTTCGCCTGCACGATTCTCTATGGCTTGCTGCCACTCACTCACTTTCGTCTCGAGAACTGCATTGGCATGGCTCAATGCAAAGGCATCCTCCTCCAGCATTTTCAGCAGCAGCCAACGACGTTTGGCCCGCTCCGGTTCCTCTTGCAGCAGCGGCTCCATCTCTGTAATCGCTTGCTCCACCACCTCTTCCTGTGCCAGAGCAAAGCCACCGCTGGCAAAACCGGAGGCAAGATCCTGAATCGCCCCTTTTAGTTTGATGATGCCCTCACCGGTCACCGCCACGATGGGCAGTACGGGACAACCCACTTCACTACTGAGCTTTGCAAAATCGATATCGATGCCGCGCTTGCGCGCCACATCCATCATATTGACGGCGATCAGCAGGGGCACCCCCATCTCCAGCATCTGCACCGTGAGATAGAGATTACGCTCCAGATTGCCTGCATCGACGATATTGATGATCAGATCCGCATCCCGCGATAGCAGATAGTCGCGGGTCACCTGCTCGTCCAGGGAGGCGGCATCGAGGGAGTAGATACCGGGCAGGTCGATGACGGTGACATCGTCACCTTCAAGATCGAAATGGCCCTCTTTCCGGTCCACCGTGACACCGGGCCAATTGCCGGTTCGCTGTCGGATGCCGGTCAGGGCATTGAAGAGTGCTGACTTGCCACAGTTGGGATTTCCCGCCAGGGCGATCGTCGGGGGTTTGTCGCCCGACGACCGGACAGGCGTCTGCTCGTCGTTTTCACAACAGCCCATGATTACCTTTCGAATCTATGTGTCTACGTCGTGCCGTTGTCCAGAGGTGACATCAGCAGCTTCTCGGCCACGCCGCCCCCAAGGGCCACGCGCACGCCGCCATTTGCCACCACGACCCCGCGGCCCCGGTGCTGAAGCACATCCACCTCCGAGCCGACACGCAGGCCGAGGCTAAGCAGACGCCGCGTCATCTGACGCCCTCCCTTCACCTCAAGGATGCGGGCATGCGCGCCTACCGGCAGGGTAGCCAGTGATACGGTTTCGGTGACAAATTCAGATCTCAGACTCATCGCAGACACTATGAAAACACCTAAATAATTATGATTCTCATTTAAACAGATTTATCCCTGTCTAACAAGAGGAAAGAATTACATAATTTAACCAAAAACTGATATGACAACAATCAACTTGCCACTCACCACAGGCTATATTGAAGATTTGCAGGGTGCGCCATGCGCACCAAAACAAGCCGGAATCATAGTATGTACGCTAATCATGGTGCGCACAGCACACCCTACCTCCTGGCCGCATCTGCAATTATCGCATTGGTAGCGCACTATATAGGCTTAATCAACAGATCAACCCGATGGGGCTTCAGAAAATGCGCCTCATCCGCGCTCATGTGGGCCATGAACGCACTGCGGATCTGCTCATGTCGTGCCTCATCGATATCCAGCTTGGTATGAGTCACTTTGAGAAAGCGCGATTCGAACTCATCCCAGGTATAGGTGCCGGGCACTTCGAAGAAGAGTTCCTGCCGCAACTCGAATGCACCGGATGACACCTCGGTCTCGATGGCGCTGAAGGCCATCTGACGCACATTTTTCTCATCGTGGATGAGCGACATCAAGGCATTGAACGGGCCGGTATAGACCGGCTCAGAAAAGTAGGCCAGCCCCCCTGGCTTCAATACCCGGTGGATCTCCCGCATCGCGGCCGGCATCAGCTCGGCAGGTACGTGATGCAGCGACTTCAGCATCCACACAATATCTATGCTGTTTTCCGCTTCACTGATCGCCTGCGCCCCTTCCATACGAAAATCCACGTTTCGCAAGTTCAACTGCAGGTTTTTCTCATGCTGCACCCGATCGACCTCCGTGGCGACAAAGCGGGATGCCGGATAGCGCGCCGCCAGCTGCCGGGTAGTCCAGGCAGCACCGCATCCCAATTCCAGGATACGGGCGTTATCCAAAGGCAGGAGCCGCTCCATCAGCGCCTGTTCTGTAGTGGTTTCATAGGCATTCGGCTTGTGAAGTTGCATGGTTTCGGCTGACAAGAGTCACGGGCTCCGTTAAGGTTTAGGTCTGATTAAATGCGATTTCATTTCGCGGACGTATCATTTTACTACAGATGGAGCAGAGCGGTTCGCGCCCCCTCTCCGTCTCAAGCCTGGGATCTCAAAAACTTGCTGTCCGAACAACTGGCAAACTGGATGCACCGCATTCGCATTCACCTCTCCAGACCGGATGCGCTGTTACAGCTCTCGGGCCTGGGTCTGATCACCGGCCTTCTGGCAGGCGGCGTAATCGTGGCCTTCAGATTGGCGGTGGAAGGCAGCCAGGCCGGACTGCTGCCTGCTGGTCTGCCGGAAAATTACGAGGCGCTGCCGCCATTATTGCGTTTCCTGTTACCGGTTTTCGGCAGTCTTTTGTTGGGATTCATTTTTCACAATTGGTCTCAGGGTCTTTATGTTCTCGGCATTGCCCGGGTAATGGAACGACTCGCCTACCACCAGGGCTACCTCACACTACGCGAATTCATCCTGCAGTTTGTCGGTGCGGCGATCGCCATCATCAGCGGGCATTCAGTCGGCCGGGAGGGGCCCCACGTTTTTCTTGGCGCAGCCAGCGGCTCACTGCTCGGTCAGCAACTCTCACTCCCCAACAACACCATCCGCACGCTGGTCGGCTGCGGCACGGCCGCAGGTATCGCCGCCTCTTTCGACACCCCACTTGCCGGGGTGATCTTCGCCCTGGAGGTGATAATGATGGAATACACCCTGGCCAGCTTCATGCCCATCATCCTCGCGGCCGTCAGTGCCAACAGCATCTCCATCTACATTCTTGGTGACGAACGCGCTTTCGATATGTCGGTGCTGACCTTGGGATCGATGCAGGAGCTGCCGATTCTGCTGCTGCTCGGACTCGTTGTAGGTGCCGCAGCAGCTGGCTTCAACCAGCTTATCCAGATTACATCCACCTACAGCAAGCCCCTGGCATTCTGGCAACGCACCCTGCTGGGGGGCATTATCGTCGGTCTTTTGGGGGTCATAGTTCCCCAAGTACTGGGC from Gammaproteobacteria bacterium (ex Lamellibrachia satsuma) harbors:
- the feoB gene encoding Fe(2+) transporter permease subunit FeoB, giving the protein MGCCENDEQTPVRSSGDKPPTIALAGNPNCGKSALFNALTGIRQRTGNWPGVTVDRKEGHFDLEGDDVTVIDLPGIYSLDAASLDEQVTRDYLLSRDADLIINIVDAGNLERNLYLTVQMLEMGVPLLIAVNMMDVARKRGIDIDFAKLSSEVGCPVLPIVAVTGEGIIKLKGAIQDLASGFASGGFALAQEEVVEQAITEMEPLLQEEPERAKRRWLLLKMLEEDAFALSHANAVLETKVSEWQQAIENRAGEEADIHIADARYGHAHALAQTVVHERGKVGKTLSDRIDKVVLNRIFGIPVFLAVMYLMFMFAINIGGAFIDFFDGVAGAIFVDGFGLLLSDIGFPDWAVVMLANGVGGGVQVVATFIPIITALYLFLSVVEDTGYMARAAFVMDRFMRSIGLPGKAFVPMIVGFGCNVPAVLATRTLESVRERKLTILMNPFMSCGARLPVYALFAAAFFPTNGQNLVFGLYMIGITVAILTGMIMKRTLLSGESTGFMMELPPYHMPTAKGVALRTWDRVRLFIKEAGRVIILMVLAINVLNSIGTDGSFGNEDSEKSVLSAASKLLTPLFAPLGIKEDNWPATVGIFTGILAKEAVVGTLNSIYTGLAAAESGVTEEAPFDFWQALIEASATVPENLVGVKDLVGDPLALNVGDVSSAEAAAEAQAVDVGIFGAMAARFDGQAGAFAYLLFILLYFPCVATIGAIKREAGGAWAAFVAAWTTGVAFMASSIFYQAATYSRHPESAMAWIVGLLTLLVMVVIGLRFWSQREQREMQGVEI
- a CDS encoding chloride channel protein; protein product: MHRIRIHLSRPDALLQLSGLGLITGLLAGGVIVAFRLAVEGSQAGLLPAGLPENYEALPPLLRFLLPVFGSLLLGFIFHNWSQGLYVLGIARVMERLAYHQGYLTLREFILQFVGAAIAIISGHSVGREGPHVFLGAASGSLLGQQLSLPNNTIRTLVGCGTAAGIAASFDTPLAGVIFALEVIMMEYTLASFMPIILAAVSANSISIYILGDERAFDMSVLTLGSMQELPILLLLGLVVGAAAAGFNQLIQITSTYSKPLAFWQRTLLGGIIVGLLGVIVPQVLGIGYDTVNDILLGELAIELLLVLVFAKVLATSASIGLGIPGGMIGPALFIGAAIGGFFAPLSGLLIDGEVSDPGLYALIGMGAMMGASLQAPLAALTAIVELTFSPQIVMPGMLVIVVASLTSSELFRKQSLFITILKSSGLDYRTDPVMQSLRRVGVASVMNNNFLRCEREMDHNSANHIIKLATEWLVINKEDEPAILMRGLDLARYLEESGEQNIDLLSIPARRYQLAGVTMQASLQEALEKLQESGAEALFVERQKHRGAYRILGILTREQIDSAYRF
- a CDS encoding ferrous iron transport protein A, whose amino-acid sequence is MSLRSEFVTETVSLATLPVGAHARILEVKGGRQMTRRLLSLGLRVGSEVDVLQHRGRGVVVANGGVRVALGGGVAEKLLMSPLDNGTT
- a CDS encoding class I SAM-dependent methyltransferase, with translation MQLHKPNAYETTTEQALMERLLPLDNARILELGCGAAWTTRQLAARYPASRFVATEVDRVQHEKNLQLNLRNVDFRMEGAQAISEAENSIDIVWMLKSLHHVPAELMPAAMREIHRVLKPGGLAYFSEPVYTGPFNALMSLIHDEKNVRQMAFSAIETEVSSGAFELRQELFFEVPGTYTWDEFESRFLKVTHTKLDIDEARHEQIRSAFMAHMSADEAHFLKPHRVDLLIKPI